From one Desmodus rotundus isolate HL8 chromosome X, HLdesRot8A.1, whole genome shotgun sequence genomic stretch:
- the GEMIN8 gene encoding gem-associated protein 8 yields MASEAAPSGTGEPWSCHPAYARYWRHYYQAMAWMRSHQMAYWKAVESYLRSPWYFTPDGHPQGPYAEEGGFPQSFWGHHLASQDSRCRCAHSPWPEQHHPDSTREVQDWAEEEEEEEEEEEEEEEEEEEEEEEEEETDSDEGVECDLSNMEITEELRQYFAETERHREERRRQQQLDEQRLEDYVNADHDLYYKTGRSMEPPSERPGEQRQAEMKRLYGDSAAKIQAMEAAVQLSFNKHFDRKRPKYWPVIPLKF; encoded by the exons ATGGCATCagag GCAGCGCCATCGGGAACTGGGGAGCCTTGGTCTTGTCATCCGGCGTATGCAAGATACTGGCGTCATTATTACCAAGCAATGGCTTGGATGCGAAGCCACCAGATGGCCTATTGGAAGGCCGTGGAGTCCTACCTCAGGTCCCCATGGTACTTCACTCCCGACGGTCATCCCCAGGGCCCTTATGCTGAGGAGGGCGGATTTCCCCAGTCCTTCTGGGGCCACCACTTGGCCTCCCAGGACTCCCGCTGCAGGTGCGCACACTCCCCATGGCCTGAGCAGCACCATCCTGACAGCACGAGAGAAGTCCAGGATTgggccgaggaggaggaggaggaggaggaggaggaggaagaggaggaagaggaggaagaggaagaggaggaggaggaggaggagaccgACTCAGACGAGGGGGTGGAGTGTGACCTGAGCAACATGGAGATCACCGAGGAGCTGCGCCAGTACTTCGCAGAGACCGAGAGGCACAGGGAAGAGCGGC GGCGGCAGCAGCAACTGGACGAGCAGCGCCTGGAAGACTATGTGAACGCTGACCACGACCTGTATTACAAGACAGGCCGCTCCATGGAACCACCGTCTGAGAGGCCCGGCGAGCAACGCCAGGCTGAGATGAAGCGCCTGTATGGGGACAGCGCTGCCAAGATCCAGGCCATGGAGGCCGCCGTGCAGCTGAGCTTTAACAAGCACTTTGACCGAAAGCGGCCCAAATACTGGCCAGTCATTCCGCTGAAGTTCTGA